From Toxorhynchites rutilus septentrionalis strain SRP chromosome 2, ASM2978413v1, whole genome shotgun sequence, a single genomic window includes:
- the LOC129764210 gene encoding phospholipid scramblase 1-like: protein MYKSNEFIRNQDVTSPPPYSKVEDAINSQPGQYAAPMQQQPQEVVYPFGLDHLAATERIRFKQQIQVVQLVCGIDMPINFELINENDQIIYLIREQENICVRNCIPQGFRTESDMVKTNGLLALRFSRETRCVMNCCMPCCCFALPFSRERLTISGGTGEVYGTVQHDWSSWRSRFSVLNKEGSVIMKIEGPGCNFGFFGDLHYKIVSLDGVEIGSIVKHWSGLVCEAVGDFEEFTLNFPRDLDTFVKATLIGAVKLINFLFFQGSIRRLIVGITCAPLYVYRTQPQ from the exons ATGTATAAAAGCAATGAATTCATCAGAAATCAAGATGTG acaTCACCCCCACCGTACTCCAAAGTAGAAGATGCGATTAACAGTCAACCTGGTCAATATGCCGCTCCAATGCAGCAGCAGCCACAGGAGGTTGTCTATCCATTCGGGTTGGATCACCTGGCCGCAACGGAAAGGATCAGGTTCAAACAGCAGATACAAGTAGTGCAGCTGGTTTGTGGCATCGATATGCCTATTAATTTCGAATTGATCAACGAGAACGATCAGATTATCTACCTGATCCGGGAGCAGGAGAATATATGCGTGAGAAACTGCATCCCTCAGGGGTTTCGAACCGAGTCCGATATGGTCAAGACGAACGGTTTGCTAGCACTCCGGTTCAGCAGAGAGACGCGATGCGTGATGAACTGTTGCATGCCGTGTTGCTGTTTTGCACTGCCATTCAGTAGAGAGCGATTGACCATTTCCGGTGGAACCGGAGAGGTTTATGGAACTGTTCAGCATGACTGGTCTTCTTGGAGATCGCGGTTCAGCGTTTTAAATAAGGAGGGTAGCGTAATAATGAAGATTGAAGGCCCGGGATGCAACTTTGGATTTTTTGGGGACTTGCATTACAAAATTGTTTCTCTGGATGGCGTGGAGATTGGAAGTATCGTCAAACATTGGAGCGGATTAGTCTGTGAAGCAGTAGGGGACTTTGAAGAGTTCACTCTCAACTTTCCACGTGATTTGGACACTTTTGTGAAGGCCACACTGATTGGAGCGGTTAAATTGATT AACTTTCTCTTCTTCCAAGGATCTATACGAAGGTTAATCGTGGGCATTACTTGTGCCCCTCTGTATGTTTATAGAACACAACCACAGTGA